Proteins encoded together in one Pseudomonas sp. ADAK13 window:
- a CDS encoding TetR/AcrR family transcriptional regulator translates to MHKEPRKVREFRRREQEILDTALKLFLDQGEDSVTVEMIADAVGIGKGTIYKHFKSKAEIYLRLMLDYERDLNELLHSADVDKDKEALSRAYFEFRMRDPQRYRLFDRLEEKVVKGHQVPEMVEELHKIRASNFERLTLLIKGRISEGKLEDVPPYFHYCAAWALVHGAVALYHSPFWSNVLEDQEGFFQFLMDIGVRMGNKRKHSTDLPNAETPAAQ, encoded by the coding sequence ATGCACAAAGAACCCCGCAAGGTCCGTGAGTTTCGCCGCCGCGAGCAGGAAATTCTCGACACCGCACTCAAGCTGTTCCTCGACCAGGGTGAAGACAGCGTCACCGTCGAGATGATTGCGGATGCCGTGGGTATCGGCAAAGGCACCATCTACAAGCACTTCAAGTCCAAGGCCGAGATCTACCTGCGCCTGATGCTCGACTACGAGCGCGACCTGAACGAGTTGCTGCATTCGGCCGATGTCGACAAGGACAAGGAGGCGCTGTCCCGCGCCTACTTCGAGTTCCGTATGCGTGACCCGCAGCGCTACCGCCTGTTTGATCGCCTGGAAGAAAAAGTGGTCAAGGGCCATCAGGTGCCGGAAATGGTCGAGGAGTTGCACAAGATCCGTGCCTCGAACTTCGAACGCCTGACCCTGCTGATCAAGGGCCGCATCAGCGAAGGCAAGCTCGAAGACGTGCCGCCGTATTTCCACTACTGCGCCGCCTGGGCGTTGGTGCACGGCGCCGTGGCGCTGTATCACTCGCCGTTCTGGAGCAATGTGCTGGAAGACCAGGAAGGTTTCTTCCAGTTCCTGATGGACATCGGCGTGCGCATGGGCAACAAGCGCAAGCACAGCACCGATCTGCCGAACGCCGAAACCCCAGCTGCCCAATGA
- a CDS encoding TatD family hydrolase has product MLVDSHCHLDRLDLAQHGGSLDAALEAARQRGVGHFLCIGVSAENAADVKALADRYADVDCSVGIHPLDLKPGEAPALDWLLGELNHPRVVAIGETGLDYHYEPEAAELQQASFRLHLQAARQTGKPVIVHTRGARADTLTLLREAALPQAGVLHCFTEDWDMAKAALDLGFYISLSGIVTFRNADALRDVARQVPADRLLVETDSPYLAPIPHRGKPNLPEYVRDVADYLAMLRGESYERFAEQTTENFKRLFPLAHVGH; this is encoded by the coding sequence ATGCTCGTAGATTCCCATTGCCACCTTGATCGCCTCGACCTGGCCCAGCACGGTGGCTCCCTCGATGCCGCCCTCGAAGCAGCGCGTCAGCGCGGCGTAGGGCACTTCCTGTGCATCGGCGTCAGCGCCGAAAACGCCGCCGACGTCAAAGCCCTGGCCGATCGTTATGCCGACGTCGACTGCTCGGTGGGCATTCATCCGCTGGACCTGAAGCCCGGCGAAGCCCCGGCCCTCGACTGGCTGCTTGGCGAGCTCAATCACCCGCGCGTGGTGGCCATCGGCGAGACCGGCCTGGATTACCACTACGAACCGGAAGCCGCCGAGTTGCAGCAGGCGTCGTTCCGCCTGCACCTGCAAGCGGCCCGGCAAACCGGCAAGCCGGTGATCGTCCACACCCGTGGTGCCCGTGCCGACACCCTGACCCTGTTGCGCGAAGCTGCGTTGCCCCAAGCCGGTGTGCTGCACTGCTTCACAGAAGACTGGGACATGGCCAAGGCCGCGCTCGACCTGGGTTTCTACATTTCCCTGTCGGGCATCGTCACCTTCCGCAATGCCGACGCCCTGCGTGATGTGGCACGGCAAGTGCCGGCAGACCGCCTGCTGGTGGAAACCGATTCGCCGTACCTGGCGCCGATTCCCCATCGCGGCAAGCCCAACCTGCCGGAATACGTGCGGGATGTGGCGGATTACCTGGCGATGCTGCGGGGCGAGTCTTACGAGCGTTTTGCCGAACAGACCACCGAAAACTTCAAGCGTCTGTTCCCGCTGGCCCACGTCGGCCACTAA
- a CDS encoding DNA polymerase III subunit delta' translates to MAEAYPWQDSLWQQLAGRAQHAHAYLLHGPAGIGKRALAERLMASLLCQRPNGLEACGECKSCMLLKAGSHPDNYLLEPEEADKAIKVDQVRDLVSFVVQTAQMGGRKVVLIEPVESMNINAANALLKSLEEPSGDTVLLLVSHQSSRLLPTIRSRCVQQACPLPSEAMSLQWLAQALPECGEAERVELLTLAAGSPLAAVKLHAQGVREQRALVVDGVKKLLKQEVSATQLAETAWKDIPLLLLFDWFCDWSSLVLRYQLTQDESGLGLPDMRKVVQYLAQKSAQDKVLNIQDWILAQRQKVLGKANLNRVLLLEALLVQWVGLLGRR, encoded by the coding sequence GTGGCTGAAGCCTACCCGTGGCAGGACAGTCTCTGGCAGCAACTGGCGGGCCGTGCCCAGCACGCCCATGCCTACTTGCTTCACGGCCCGGCGGGCATCGGCAAGCGCGCCCTGGCGGAGCGGTTGATGGCCAGCTTGTTGTGCCAGCGGCCCAACGGCCTGGAGGCCTGCGGCGAATGTAAATCCTGCATGCTGCTGAAGGCCGGCAGCCACCCGGACAACTATCTGCTGGAACCCGAAGAAGCCGACAAGGCGATCAAGGTCGACCAGGTGCGTGATCTGGTCAGCTTCGTGGTGCAGACCGCGCAGATGGGCGGGCGCAAGGTGGTACTCATCGAGCCGGTGGAGTCGATGAACATCAACGCCGCCAACGCCTTGCTCAAGAGCCTCGAAGAACCGTCCGGCGATACCGTGCTGCTGCTGGTCAGCCACCAGTCCAGCCGCCTGCTGCCGACTATCCGCAGCCGCTGCGTGCAACAGGCTTGCCCGTTGCCGAGCGAAGCCATGAGCCTGCAGTGGCTGGCCCAGGCGTTGCCGGAGTGCGGCGAGGCCGAGCGCGTCGAGCTGTTGACCCTGGCCGCCGGTTCGCCCCTGGCCGCCGTCAAGCTCCATGCCCAGGGCGTGCGGGAACAGCGTGCGCTGGTGGTGGACGGCGTGAAGAAACTGCTCAAGCAGGAAGTGTCGGCCACGCAACTGGCCGAAACCGCCTGGAAAGACATTCCCTTGCTGCTGCTGTTCGACTGGTTCTGCGACTGGTCGAGCTTGGTCCTGCGCTACCAGCTGACCCAGGACGAAAGCGGCCTGGGCCTTCCGGACATGCGCAAGGTGGTGCAATACCTGGCGCAGAAGAGTGCCCAGGACAAGGTCCTGAACATTCAGGACTGGATCCTCGCCCAACGCCAGAAAGTACTGGGCAAGGCCAACCTCAACCGTGTGCTGTTGCTTGAGGCCTTGCTGGTGCAGTGGGTCGGCTTGCTCGGCCGGCGTTAA
- the tmk gene encoding dTMP kinase: MTGLFITLEGPEGAGKSTNREYLAERLRAEGIEVLLTREPGGTPLAERIREVLLTPGDEQMNPDTELLLVFAARAQHLAEVIRPALARGAVVICDRFTDSTYAYQGGGRGLSLERIATLETFVQGDLRPDLTLVFDLPVEVGMARATARGRLDRFELETRVFFEAVRGAFLKRAEADPARYYLLDAAQPLTHVQQAIDALLPKLVERVRG, from the coding sequence GTGACTGGCTTGTTTATTACCCTGGAAGGCCCGGAAGGCGCCGGCAAAAGCACCAACCGTGAATACCTGGCCGAGCGCCTGCGCGCCGAAGGTATCGAGGTGCTGCTGACCCGTGAGCCCGGCGGCACGCCCCTGGCCGAGCGTATCCGTGAAGTGCTGCTGACCCCGGGCGACGAACAGATGAATCCCGACACCGAGCTGCTGCTGGTGTTTGCCGCCCGCGCCCAGCACCTGGCCGAAGTCATTCGCCCGGCCCTGGCCCGTGGCGCGGTGGTGATTTGTGACCGGTTTACCGATTCCACCTATGCCTATCAGGGCGGCGGTCGTGGCTTATCCCTGGAGCGCATTGCGACCCTCGAAACCTTCGTCCAGGGCGATCTGCGGCCCGACCTGACCCTGGTGTTCGATCTGCCGGTGGAAGTCGGCATGGCCCGCGCCACCGCCCGCGGTCGCCTGGATCGTTTCGAGCTTGAAACCCGAGTGTTTTTTGAGGCCGTGCGCGGTGCGTTTCTCAAGCGTGCCGAAGCCGACCCCGCCCGGTATTACCTGCTGGACGCCGCGCAGCCCCTGACTCACGTACAACAGGCGATTGACGCCCTGTTGCCGAAACTCGTGGAGCGTGTCCGTGGCTGA
- the mltG gene encoding endolytic transglycosylase MltG: MRRKFVLLLEIGLVLAGLLLGASAWKLNSALEQPLNLTQEQLLDVPAGATPTGTFNRLENDGVLKDAFWLRLYWRFNLDGQPLHSGEYRMTPGLTAEGLIGLWQRGEVVQYSITLVEGWNFRQVRAALAKHEKIEQTLSGLTDSEVMEKLGHPGVFPEGRFFPDTYRFVRGMSDVELLKKSYNRLDDVLAQEWSKRAADAPYTEPYQALIMASLVEKETGVAEERGQIAGVFVRRMQIGMLLQTDPTVIYGLGERYTGKLTRAHLKEATPYNTYVIAGLPPTPIAMVGREAIHAALNPVAGSSLYFVARGDGSHIFSDNLDAHNAAVREFQMKRRADYRSSPAPAPAAKPEDAPVDTPAELSPAPDDTAPQSPQ; this comes from the coding sequence TTGAGACGTAAATTTGTATTGCTGCTGGAGATCGGTCTGGTCCTGGCGGGTTTGCTGCTGGGCGCTTCGGCCTGGAAGCTCAACTCGGCCCTTGAGCAGCCCTTGAATCTGACCCAGGAGCAATTGCTGGACGTACCGGCCGGCGCGACGCCCACCGGCACCTTCAATCGCCTGGAAAATGACGGCGTGCTCAAGGATGCGTTCTGGTTGCGTCTCTACTGGCGCTTCAATCTCGACGGCCAGCCGCTGCACAGCGGCGAATATCGCATGACCCCAGGCCTCACCGCCGAAGGCTTGATCGGCCTGTGGCAGCGTGGCGAAGTGGTGCAGTACAGCATCACGCTGGTAGAAGGCTGGAACTTCCGTCAGGTGCGCGCCGCCCTGGCCAAGCACGAGAAGATCGAGCAAACCCTGTCGGGCCTGACTGACAGCGAAGTCATGGAAAAACTTGGCCACCCCGGTGTGTTTCCCGAAGGCCGCTTCTTCCCGGACACCTACCGCTTCGTGCGCGGCATGAGCGACGTCGAGTTACTGAAAAAATCCTACAACCGTCTGGACGATGTCCTCGCCCAGGAGTGGAGCAAGCGTGCGGCCGACGCGCCGTACACCGAGCCCTATCAAGCGCTGATCATGGCCTCGCTGGTGGAGAAAGAAACCGGCGTGGCCGAAGAGCGCGGCCAGATAGCCGGGGTTTTTGTACGGCGCATGCAGATCGGCATGCTGCTGCAAACCGACCCGACCGTGATCTACGGCCTCGGCGAGCGCTACACCGGCAAGCTGACCCGTGCCCATCTCAAGGAAGCCACGCCCTACAACACCTACGTGATCGCCGGCCTGCCGCCGACGCCGATTGCCATGGTCGGGCGTGAGGCGATCCATGCCGCGCTGAACCCGGTGGCGGGCAGCAGCCTGTATTTTGTCGCCCGTGGCGACGGCAGCCATATTTTCTCGGACAACCTGGATGCGCATAACGCTGCGGTGCGTGAGTTCCAGATGAAGCGCCGCGCTGACTACCGTTCCAGTCCGGCGCCCGCACCGGCGGCGAAACCTGAGGACGCACCGGTTGATACGCCCGCCGAGCTGTCTCCCGCACCCGATGACACCGCGCCGCAAAGCCCGCAATGA
- the pabC gene encoding aminodeoxychorismate lyase: protein MESWVDGQPAGAVPLKDRGLAYGDGLFETIAVKAGQPVLLDRHLQRLEEGCRRLAIVANQPLIRSELLAYAAALGDGVLKLILTRGDSQRGYGISAGAPARRILQGSPPATYPPEHAASGIRLFACTTRLSEQPLLAGLKHLNRLEQVFARNEWQDADHAEGLMLDMSGRVVEGVFSNLFLVRDGVLLTADLNRCGVAGVMRAEVLAQAQVLGIPTSVADISVEQLQQADEVFVCNSVYGIWPVRGCAAMSWPVGPLTRKLQGIVRALLDI, encoded by the coding sequence ATGGAAAGCTGGGTCGACGGTCAGCCGGCGGGCGCAGTGCCCCTGAAAGACCGTGGCCTGGCATACGGTGATGGGCTGTTCGAGACCATTGCCGTCAAGGCCGGGCAGCCCGTGCTGCTCGACCGCCACCTGCAGCGCCTTGAAGAGGGTTGCAGGCGGTTGGCGATTGTTGCGAATCAGCCGTTGATTCGCAGCGAATTGCTGGCCTATGCCGCCGCCCTCGGTGACGGTGTACTCAAGTTGATCCTGACCCGTGGCGACAGCCAGCGCGGTTATGGCATCAGCGCTGGCGCTCCCGCGCGGCGCATTCTGCAAGGCAGCCCGCCTGCCACTTATCCCCCGGAACATGCAGCTTCAGGCATTCGCCTGTTTGCGTGTACCACCCGTTTGTCCGAGCAGCCCTTGCTCGCCGGTCTCAAGCACCTCAATCGCCTGGAACAGGTGTTCGCCCGCAACGAGTGGCAGGACGCCGATCACGCCGAAGGTTTGATGCTGGATATGTCCGGTCGAGTTGTCGAAGGCGTCTTCAGCAACCTGTTTCTGGTGCGTGACGGCGTGTTGCTTACCGCTGATCTGAATCGCTGCGGTGTCGCCGGCGTCATGCGGGCCGAGGTGTTGGCCCAGGCGCAGGTGCTGGGCATCCCTACGAGCGTGGCCGACATCAGCGTTGAACAGCTGCAACAGGCCGACGAAGTCTTTGTGTGCAACAGCGTATATGGCATTTGGCCGGTGCGCGGATGTGCTGCGATGAGCTGGCCGGTTGGGCCGCTCACCCGTAAACTGCAGGGCATTGTTCGCGCACTATTGGATATTTGA
- the fabF gene encoding beta-ketoacyl-ACP synthase II produces MSRRRVVVTGMGMLSPLGTDVPSSWQGILAGRSGIGLIEHTDLSAYSTRFGGSVKDFNVEEYLSVKESRKLDLFIQYGLAAGFQAVRNAGLEVTDANRERIGVAMGSGIGGLTNIEETSRTLHDSGPRRISPFFVPGSIINMISGFLSIHLGAQGPNYAISTACTTGTHCIGMAARNIAYDEADVMIAGGAEMAACGLGMGGFGASRALSTRNDEPTRASRPWDKGRDGFVLADGAGALVLEELEHAKARGATIYAELIGFGMSGDAYHMTSPPSDGAGAARCITNALRDAKVNIDQVQYINAHGTSTPTGDLAEAEAIKSVFGEHAYKLAVSSTKSMTGHLLGAAGAVEAIFSVLAIKDQVAPPTINLDEPDAGCDLNFVPHEAQKMPIDVVLSNSFGFGGTNGSLVFRRFAE; encoded by the coding sequence GTGTCGCGTAGACGCGTCGTAGTCACCGGTATGGGTATGTTGTCGCCACTGGGTACGGATGTGCCGAGCAGTTGGCAGGGCATTCTGGCTGGCCGCAGTGGTATTGGTCTGATCGAACACACGGACCTTTCTGCCTATTCCACCCGTTTTGGCGGCTCGGTAAAGGACTTCAATGTCGAGGAATATCTCTCGGTCAAAGAGTCCCGCAAACTCGACCTGTTCATTCAATACGGCCTGGCAGCCGGTTTTCAGGCGGTGCGTAATGCCGGCCTGGAAGTTACCGACGCCAACCGTGAGCGCATCGGCGTGGCCATGGGTTCGGGTATTGGCGGTCTGACCAATATCGAAGAAACCAGCCGCACGTTGCATGATTCCGGCCCTCGTCGAATTTCACCGTTCTTCGTGCCTGGCTCGATCATCAATATGATTTCCGGTTTCCTGTCCATCCACTTGGGTGCCCAGGGGCCTAACTACGCCATTTCCACGGCGTGCACCACGGGTACTCACTGCATCGGCATGGCGGCGCGCAATATCGCCTATGACGAAGCCGATGTGATGATCGCCGGCGGCGCCGAGATGGCCGCCTGCGGTTTGGGCATGGGCGGCTTCGGCGCGTCCCGTGCACTGTCGACCCGCAATGACGAGCCGACCCGTGCCAGTCGTCCGTGGGACAAGGGCCGTGATGGCTTTGTGCTGGCTGACGGCGCCGGTGCACTGGTCCTCGAAGAGCTGGAACACGCGAAGGCCCGTGGCGCTACCATTTACGCCGAGCTGATTGGCTTCGGCATGAGCGGTGATGCGTACCACATGACCTCGCCACCGTCTGACGGTGCAGGTGCTGCACGCTGCATCACCAACGCGTTGCGTGATGCCAAGGTCAACATCGACCAGGTGCAGTACATCAACGCCCACGGCACTTCTACGCCGACGGGTGACCTGGCGGAAGCCGAGGCCATCAAGTCGGTGTTCGGAGAGCACGCCTACAAGCTGGCGGTCAGCTCCACCAAGTCCATGACCGGCCACCTGTTGGGTGCGGCGGGCGCGGTCGAGGCGATCTTCAGTGTGCTGGCCATCAAGGATCAGGTCGCTCCGCCGACCATCAACCTCGATGAGCCGGATGCAGGCTGCGACCTGAACTTCGTGCCTCACGAAGCGCAGAAGATGCCGATCGACGTGGTGTTGTCCAACTCGTTCGGTTTTGGTGGCACCAACGGTTCCCTGGTGTTCCGCCGGTTCGCCGAGTGA
- the acpP gene encoding acyl carrier protein, whose protein sequence is MSTIEERVKKIVAEQLGVKEEEVTNTASFVEDLGADSLDTVELVMALEEEFETEIPDEEAEKITTVQAAIDYVTSHQA, encoded by the coding sequence ATGAGCACCATCGAAGAGCGCGTCAAGAAAATCGTTGCTGAGCAACTGGGCGTTAAAGAAGAAGAAGTGACCAACACTGCTTCCTTCGTTGAAGACCTGGGTGCCGACTCCCTTGACACCGTTGAGCTGGTGATGGCTCTGGAAGAGGAATTCGAGACCGAAATCCCGGACGAAGAAGCTGAAAAAATCACTACCGTTCAAGCTGCTATCGACTACGTTACTAGCCACCAGGCGTAA
- the fabG gene encoding 3-oxoacyl-ACP reductase FabG, which yields MSLQGKVALVTGASRGIGQAIALELGRLGAVVIGTATSAAGAERIAATLKENGVQGTGLELNVTSDESVAAVLAEITAQFGAPAILVNNAGITRDNLMMRMKDDEWHDVVDTNLNSLFRLSKGVLRGMTKARWGRIINIGSVVGAMGNAGQVNYAAAKAGLEGFSRALAREVGSRSITVNSVAPGFIDTDMTRELPEAQREALLTQIPLGRLGQAQEIANVVAFLASDGAAYVTGATIPVNGGMYMS from the coding sequence ATGAGTCTGCAAGGTAAAGTTGCACTGGTTACCGGCGCAAGCCGTGGCATTGGCCAGGCGATCGCCCTGGAGCTGGGCCGTCTGGGCGCTGTCGTCATCGGTACCGCCACCTCCGCCGCCGGCGCTGAGCGTATTGCCGCGACCTTGAAGGAAAACGGCGTTCAGGGCACCGGTCTTGAGCTTAACGTGACCAGCGATGAGTCCGTGGCGGCTGTATTGGCTGAAATCACGGCGCAATTCGGTGCACCGGCTATTCTGGTGAACAACGCCGGCATTACCCGCGATAACCTGATGATGCGCATGAAAGACGACGAGTGGCATGACGTCGTTGATACCAACCTGAACAGTCTGTTTCGCCTGTCCAAGGGTGTTTTGCGCGGCATGACCAAGGCCCGTTGGGGTCGAATTATCAATATTGGCTCCGTAGTGGGTGCCATGGGCAACGCAGGCCAAGTAAACTACGCAGCCGCCAAGGCCGGTCTGGAAGGTTTCAGCCGTGCACTGGCGCGTGAAGTGGGCTCGCGGTCGATTACGGTCAACTCGGTGGCCCCAGGGTTCATCGACACCGATATGACCCGCGAACTGCCTGAAGCGCAGCGTGAAGCGTTGCTGACGCAGATTCCGCTGGGCCGTCTGGGCCAGGCTCAAGAGATCGCGAATGTGGTCGCTTTCCTGGCATCCGACGGTGCGGCATACGTGACTGGGGCTACAATCCCGGTGAACGGCGGGATGTACATGAGTTAA
- the fabD gene encoding ACP S-malonyltransferase, whose product MSTSLAFVFPGQGSQSLGMLAELGAEHPLVLDTFKEASDALGYDLWALTQQGPEELLNQTDKTQPAILTASIALWRLWLAEGGAHPAYVAGHSLGEYSALVAAGSLTLGEAVKLVERRGQLMQEAVPAGQGGMAAILGLEDADVIAACAEAAQGEVVSAVNFNSPGQVVIAGAKAAVERAIEGCKARGAKRALPLPVSVPSHCELMRPAAERFAESVAAINWQAPQIPLVQNVSAAVAPDLETLKRDLLEQLYKPVRWVESVQTLAANGATQLVECGPGKVLAGLNKRCAEGVSTSNLNTPDAFAAARAALA is encoded by the coding sequence ATGTCTACATCCCTCGCATTCGTCTTTCCAGGGCAGGGTTCGCAGTCCCTCGGCATGTTGGCCGAGCTGGGCGCGGAACATCCGCTGGTCCTGGACACTTTCAAGGAAGCTTCCGATGCCTTGGGTTACGACCTGTGGGCACTGACCCAGCAAGGGCCGGAAGAGCTGCTCAACCAAACCGACAAAACCCAACCGGCCATCCTGACCGCCTCCATCGCCCTGTGGCGCCTGTGGCTGGCTGAAGGCGGTGCGCATCCGGCCTACGTCGCCGGTCATAGCCTGGGCGAATACAGCGCCCTGGTGGCCGCTGGCAGCCTGACCCTCGGTGAAGCGGTCAAGCTGGTGGAGCGTCGTGGCCAGTTGATGCAGGAAGCGGTTCCAGCCGGGCAGGGCGGCATGGCTGCCATTCTCGGCCTGGAAGATGCTGACGTGATCGCCGCCTGTGCCGAAGCGGCCCAGGGCGAAGTGGTCAGCGCCGTCAACTTCAACTCCCCTGGCCAGGTGGTGATCGCCGGTGCCAAGGCCGCCGTAGAGCGCGCCATCGAAGGCTGCAAGGCCCGTGGTGCCAAGCGTGCATTGCCGCTGCCGGTCAGCGTGCCGTCCCACTGCGAGCTGATGCGCCCGGCTGCCGAGCGTTTCGCCGAGTCCGTCGCCGCCATCAACTGGCAGGCGCCACAGATCCCGTTGGTGCAGAACGTGAGTGCCGCAGTGGCTCCCGACCTGGAAACCCTCAAGCGCGACCTGCTGGAGCAACTGTACAAGCCGGTCCGCTGGGTTGAGTCGGTGCAGACCCTGGCTGCCAACGGCGCCACCCAATTGGTAGAGTGCGGCCCGGGCAAAGTCCTGGCCGGCCTGAACAAGCGTTGCGCCGAAGGCGTGTCGACTTCCAACCTCAATACCCCGGATGCCTTCGCTGCCGCTCGCGCAGCCCTGGCCTGA
- the plsX gene encoding phosphate acyltransferase PlsX, producing the protein MSAQVIAIDAMGGDFGPRSIVQACIACLSATPSLHLTLVGQPSLLEELIASHPAVDRARLTITPASETITMDEKPAQALRGKPDSSMRVALELVRDGKAQACVSAGNTGALMALSRHVLKTLPGIDRPAMVAAIPTQQGYCQLLDLGANVDCSAEHLLHFALMGSVAAEALGVARPRVALLNIGTEDIKGNQQVKLAATLLQGARGLNYIGFVEGDGLYRGEADVVVCDGFVGNILLKSSEGLATMIAGRIEALFKRNLASRLVGALALPLMRRLQADLAPARHNGASFLGLQGIVVKSHGSAGVQGFQSAIQRALIEIQENLPQRLHGRLEDLLP; encoded by the coding sequence TTGTCTGCTCAAGTCATCGCGATTGACGCAATGGGCGGGGACTTCGGTCCCCGCAGCATTGTTCAGGCCTGCATTGCTTGCCTGTCTGCCACGCCCTCGCTGCACCTGACCCTCGTCGGTCAACCCTCCTTACTTGAAGAACTGATTGCCAGCCATCCGGCGGTGGATCGCGCGCGCCTGACTATTACACCGGCCAGCGAAACCATCACCATGGATGAAAAGCCTGCGCAGGCCTTGCGTGGCAAGCCTGATTCTTCGATGCGGGTGGCCCTGGAGCTGGTGCGCGACGGCAAGGCCCAGGCCTGTGTCAGCGCCGGCAATACCGGGGCGTTGATGGCGTTGTCCCGGCATGTGCTGAAGACCCTGCCGGGCATTGACCGGCCGGCGATGGTTGCGGCGATCCCGACCCAGCAAGGTTATTGCCAGTTGCTGGACCTGGGGGCGAACGTCGATTGCAGTGCCGAGCATCTGTTGCACTTTGCGTTGATGGGCTCGGTGGCGGCCGAAGCACTGGGCGTGGCCCGGCCTCGGGTGGCGTTGCTGAATATCGGCACTGAAGACATCAAGGGCAATCAGCAGGTCAAGCTGGCGGCGACGCTGCTGCAAGGCGCGCGAGGCTTGAACTACATCGGCTTTGTCGAGGGTGACGGTTTGTATCGCGGCGAAGCGGATGTGGTGGTGTGCGACGGTTTTGTCGGCAATATCCTGCTCAAGTCCAGCGAGGGGCTGGCGACGATGATCGCCGGGCGCATCGAGGCCTTGTTCAAACGCAACCTTGCTTCACGCCTGGTGGGCGCCCTGGCGCTGCCCTTGATGCGGCGGTTGCAGGCTGACTTGGCACCGGCGCGGCATAATGGCGCAAGTTTCCTGGGTTTGCAGGGCATCGTGGTCAAAAGCCACGGTTCGGCGGGGGTGCAGGGTTTTCAAAGTGCCATCCAGCGGGCCCTGATCGAGATCCAGGAAAACCTGCCGCAACGCTTGCATGGCCGCCTTGAGGATCTGTTGCCTTAG
- the rpmF gene encoding 50S ribosomal protein L32: MAVQQNKKSRSARDMRRSHDALTASTLSVEKTTGEVHLRHHVSPEGVYRGRKVIDKGADE; encoded by the coding sequence ATGGCTGTTCAGCAGAACAAAAAATCCCGCTCTGCCCGTGACATGCGTCGTTCGCACGACGCCCTGACGGCAAGCACTCTGTCTGTAGAAAAAACCACCGGTGAAGTTCACCTGCGTCACCACGTATCGCCAGAAGGCGTATACCGTGGCCGTAAAGTGATCGACAAGGGCGCTGACGAGTAA
- a CDS encoding YceD family protein, whose amino-acid sequence MLNDPIPPHVDPRKLADRGTTLQGELLLADLERLCDPLSDNVGTVQAKFIFERDERKSVVIHSFIDTEVKMVCQRCLELVTLPIHSECSYAVVKEGANTQSLPKGYDVLELGEDPLDLQSLIEEELLLALPIVPAHHPEECQQPAGLDEPEPSEDEVTRSNPFSVLAQLKRDPNV is encoded by the coding sequence ATGTTGAATGACCCGATTCCACCTCACGTTGACCCGCGCAAATTGGCTGATCGTGGCACCACCCTTCAAGGTGAGCTGCTCCTGGCCGATTTGGAGAGACTCTGCGACCCGCTTTCCGACAATGTCGGTACGGTGCAGGCTAAATTTATTTTTGAACGAGATGAACGTAAGTCTGTGGTAATCCACAGCTTTATCGACACCGAAGTCAAAATGGTTTGCCAGCGTTGTCTTGAGCTGGTCACCCTGCCGATCCACAGCGAATGCAGTTATGCTGTGGTGAAAGAGGGTGCGAATACCCAGTCGTTGCCGAAAGGTTATGACGTGCTGGAACTGGGCGAAGATCCTTTGGATCTGCAGTCACTGATCGAGGAGGAGCTTTTGCTCGCCTTGCCCATTGTGCCTGCTCATCATCCGGAAGAATGCCAGCAGCCGGCGGGTCTCGATGAGCCCGAACCGAGCGAGGACGAGGTAACGCGGTCCAACCCGTTCAGTGTATTGGCGCAGTTAAAGCGTGACCCAAACGTTTAG
- a CDS encoding Maf family protein, producing the protein MLPLLLASSSVYRRELLNRLHLPFICSSPDIDESHRPDESAVELVKRLAEEKARALASSHPGHLIIGSDQVAALDGQIIGKPHTFENAREQLLAASGKRVSFLTGLALLNSATGHCQVDCIPFTVHMRTLDAARIDRYLRIEQPYDCAGSFKAEGLGVSLFQSTEGPDATSLVGLPLIRLVDMLLAEGVQIP; encoded by the coding sequence ATGCTGCCTTTATTACTCGCTTCCAGCTCGGTTTATCGCCGGGAATTGTTGAACCGCCTGCACCTGCCGTTCATCTGCAGCTCGCCGGATATCGACGAAAGCCACCGCCCGGACGAGTCCGCCGTGGAACTGGTCAAGCGCCTCGCCGAAGAAAAGGCCCGCGCCCTGGCCAGCAGCCATCCGGGGCACCTGATTATCGGCTCGGACCAGGTCGCCGCGCTCGACGGCCAGATCATCGGCAAGCCCCACACCTTCGAGAACGCCCGCGAACAGCTGCTGGCGGCAAGTGGCAAGCGCGTCAGCTTCCTCACAGGCCTGGCCCTGCTGAACAGTGCCACCGGGCACTGCCAGGTCGACTGCATCCCCTTCACCGTGCACATGCGCACACTGGACGCGGCACGCATCGACCGCTACTTGCGGATCGAACAACCCTACGACTGCGCTGGCAGCTTCAAGGCCGAGGGTTTGGGGGTGAGCCTGTTTCAAAGCACTGAAGGGCCGGACGCGACCAGCCTGGTGGGCCTGCCACTGATTCGACTGGTGGACATGCTGCTGGCCGAAGGCGTGCAGATTCCCTGA